A portion of the Deinococcus apachensis DSM 19763 genome contains these proteins:
- a CDS encoding transposase, with product PFFGYLPEIRRAVYTTNCVEALNFQLRKVTKTKGAFPSEDAALKVLYLAIQRASAKWSGPIKDWRSALNVFTIVFEGRLPAR from the coding sequence CGCCGTTTTTCGGCTATCTGCCCGAGATTCGCCGGGCGGTGTACACGACCAACTGCGTGGAGGCTCTGAACTTCCAGCTGCGCAAGGTCACCAAGACCAAGGGGGCGTTTCCGAGTGAGGACGCGGCCTTGAAGGTGCTGTATCTGGCGATCCAGCGGGCGTCGGCGAAGTGGTCGGGTCCGATCAAAGACTGGCGCTCGGCCTTGAACGTTTTTACAATCGTCTTCGAAGGACGCCTTCCTGCCCGGTGA